The DNA sequence CACGCAGCTCTGAATGCATAAACCACACGCGACAAACCGAATAACAAAAAATAGCAGCCAACCATAAAGCTTAGTGTCAGTGCAGAAGAGAGTGGATTGAACAGAAGAATGACACCTACCGCCAGGCATAATAAATTGATTATAAAGAAAAACCAGTAACATGCCGTACTGACTGCTCTGGCAATATCCAGCGTGGCAAAACTCAATAGTGAACTCAGCGTAAACCAGATAGCGAAAACAAATGGCAGTACAGCAACCCCTATCACTGGATTAGCCAAAAAATAGTTTCCAACCACAATATCCAGAAAACCGATTACCGCAGGTATCCAGGATTTTATTCCGGTCA is a window from the Erwinia sp. genome containing:
- a CDS encoding hypothetical protein (ID:JIFNMEKO_01554;~source:Prodigal:2.6) is translated as MEIRKKGVDWSSLIPGVLFIIVALLSFQNPAGNLLAIVLVFALFAILKGLFDIVHSRQLKRLTGIKSWIPAVIGFLDIVVGNYFLANPVIGVAVLPFVFAIWFTLSSLLSFATLDIARAVSTACYWFFFIINLLCLAVGVILLFNPLSSALTLSFMVGCYFLLFGLSRVVYAFRAA